The following is a genomic window from Chryseobacterium sp. StRB126.
AAAAATAAACTTTATCATAATATAATCTTTCCAGTCAACTATATCTGATCTCTGATTTGATAAAGGTAATGATATAATCAAATATACCAGCTACATTGTAAGAGTGATTTTGCAGGCGGATCTGAAATCCATTTAAATTTCTATATTAAATAGGGTAATTATAATGCGGAATAAACAACTACTTATTTTCTTTTTTCCATTTAGCAATGGTACATCTGCTGAGCTTAAACCGGATTGCAATATGACTGTCGCTCAACGTATTTTCTTTCTGATACTTAAGGATATAATGAATGGTGTTTTTATCATATACTTTGTGACTTTGATTAAATTTCACGACCTCTTTAGTCTCCTGTCCAAATATTAATTCATTCAGTTTCAGTACATCCAGCGTTGAAAGTATTTCTTTTTTCAATAATCGACTGCAGATCTCTTTTTTGTCAGGATATTTACAATCAATAATATCAGTGAAAATCCGTTGATAATCAGGTTGCTTTTTATTTTTCATGGGAATTATATTTTGCCATCCATTTATGAAGAGTAGATCTGGGAATTTTGTAATCATCAAGTACCTGTTGGATAGTCTTTTTACCGGTTTTTAAAAGTTCAAGGATAAATTCAATAATCTCTTTGGTGTAAATATTTTTTCGGAAAACCGGTAGTACGGTTGATTTTTGTATTGCATAATTACCTGATGGAGGCGAATATAGTATAAGATGTTGTGAATAGATTCGGAAAAAGTCGTATTCCAATAATTTACTCCATCTGAGTATGACTCCGGAATTCAAAAACTTCTCTTCATACATCTGTTCAATTTCAATTTCACTTGTATTCATAAAGTTACAGATCCGTTCTACCGGAATGCCTAATTCATTAACCCGCTGTTTAATCAGCTCTCCAATGTGTATATTCTCAAAATTCATATGACGTATAGTAAGTTTAGTATTGTAAAGAATATGATGTATAAGAATTCTTCCATTTCATCTGCTGCCAATCTTATAGCAATAAGAGATTATAGATTGAGCAAATAAAAAGATATTTATTAAAAAAAAAGAAAAGTTCAGTACTGCATATATACCGCATACTATAAAAAAACAAACTATTCTCATCACATTTATGTTGAAAATTTTAAAACTTAACGGTATTATTTTCTAACAAAAATTGAATATGATCTGAATAATTATTTACTTTATTTTTCCAATACATTTCTTTTTATAGATAAATAATCAATCTCATCATCTATAATTCAAATCAAAAATTCAAATATTTGAAATTCAACTAAATACAAGTAAAGAAGTAGAAAAAGAGTAGCGCTAAATTTGCCTTTTAGAGTCAATTTGTATTGTTTTGCTTCGTATTTCAGCATATAATATTTCCTATTTACATCGCTGGAATATTCAACAATAAGTAAAACAAAAAAATTATTAAGTGATGACAATTAAAATTATTTCTTCCTTTTTATTCAGTGTATTTTTTTTAAGCCTTTTTTATAGTCAGGTAGGTATTGGTAACGCCAATCCAAGAGGAGCTCTTGATATCAATCTGGACTCCGGAAATAATACGATGGGGTTGGTTCTTCCTTCCAATACTTCCGCTCAAAATATAATCAATCCTTTGGGTGGAACAGTAGCAACGGGTACTCTTATGTATGATCTATCGGAAGACTGCGTAAAAGTTCACAGATCTACCGGATGGTCCGGCTGTTTGTCGGAACAACCACAACAGGCTGCATTAA
Proteins encoded in this region:
- a CDS encoding transposase — translated: MNFENIHIGELIKQRVNELGIPVERICNFMNTSEIEIEQMYEEKFLNSGVILRWSKLLEYDFFRIYSQHLILYSPPSGNYAIQKSTVLPVFRKNIYTKEIIEFILELLKTGKKTIQQVLDDYKIPRSTLHKWMAKYNSHEK